Genomic window (Candidatus Eremiobacterota bacterium):
CTGACCGGGTGCGTCGAGCTCGTCGACGCCGACGACCTGCAAGCCTCGCTTCGCGTACTGCGCGCGCAGCTTCCCGATCGAAGGTGCTTCGGAATTGCACGGCCCGCACCACGAGGCGAAGAAGTTCACGTAGACCGGCTTGCCCTTGAGCGCGTCGAGCGAGACGTTCTTCTTTCCGTCCGGCGCGGGCAGCGAAAACGGCGGCGCGGGCTTACCCGCCTGCGGGATCGCGAGCGCGACGGCGGAGGTCATAGCGAACGCCGCGACGGCGGCGAGAACGGTATGGATGCGCACGCTTTCTCTAACGCCGTCGGCCGACCGGTGGTTCCGGCGAGAGGGAATCCGCCTTCACAAGCGTAGGCTCGTGGCGATGCGCTCGCCCGGCCTGGTTTCCATGATGCTGGTTTTCGCGCTGTCCCTCGTCGCGCCGCCCCCGGCGAGCGCGGCGACCGTCGACACGCTGGCCGCGCTGGCCGGCAGATGGCACTGCACCGACAACCGCGGGAGCTCTACCGAGCGCTACTACGCGCTGTTTCCAACGAGCGCTGCGCGCGTTGATATCGCCCGCACGCTGTACGGCCGCGAAGACGCGGTCGAGCCGGACGGTTCGCCCAGCGAGTCCTTCGAACGGATCCAGCAGCGGAACGACGGCACCGCAAGCATCGAGTCGGTCGAAGGGACCGGCACCGCGCGATCGACGAGCACCGCACCGCTTAGCTTCGTCGGAAACGGCCCGTCCGGAAACATGACGCTCACCTACGCCATCGATAGCGAAGACATGCAGCGCACCGTGAGTGAAAGCAAGACTACCTCCAGCGAGCGCTGCACGCGCGTCGCGGAGAAGCGGTTCGACGCGTCGTGTGCGCAGCCTAACATGCCGGCGACCGTCCTTCACGCGGAAGAGCCGGAGTGGCCAAGCGGCGCTCTCGCGGGAATGCGCGGAATCGTGTACGTTGTCATCGTACTAGACGAGCGCTCCCGCATTCTTTGGACCGACATCGCGAAGTCGGATAATTCGGTCTTCGACGAGGAAGCCGCCCGCGCGGCGCGTCTGTCGAAGTACCGGACGGAGGTCAAGAACTGCAAGCCCGTCGCGGCCAGGTACGTCTTCAGCGTCTCCTTCGGCGGGCATTAGCGCGCGTTCAGACGACGCTCGGGAATTTCACCGTCGCGGCGTCGTCGCGCATCTGCGCGATCAGCTCGTCCGCCGAGCCGAAGCGCCGCTGCTCGCGGACGAACCGAAACTCGCGCAGTGAGAGCTCTTCGCCGTAGAGCGCGCCGTTGAAGTCGAGCAGCCACGCCTCCACGGTGCGCGTCCGGCCGTCGAAGGTGGGGTTCGTCCCGATCGAGACCAAACCGAAATAGTCGCGCCCGTCGTGCCGCCCCGTCGCGCGGTAGACGCCGTCAGGTGGCAGCAACTTATTCGCCGGCACG
Coding sequences:
- a CDS encoding energy transducer TonB, with the protein product MMLVFALSLVAPPPASAATVDTLAALAGRWHCTDNRGSSTERYYALFPTSAARVDIARTLYGREDAVEPDGSPSESFERIQQRNDGTASIESVEGTGTARSTSTAPLSFVGNGPSGNMTLTYAIDSEDMQRTVSESKTTSSERCTRVAEKRFDASCAQPNMPATVLHAEEPEWPSGALAGMRGIVYVVIVLDERSRILWTDIAKSDNSVFDEEAARAARLSKYRTEVKNCKPVAARYVFSVSFGGH
- a CDS encoding TlpA family protein disulfide reductase produces the protein MRIHTVLAAVAAFAMTSAVALAIPQAGKPAPPFSLPAPDGKKNVSLDALKGKPVYVNFFASWCGPCNSEAPSIGKLRAQYAKRGLQVVGVDELDAPGQAAAFQKKYNNPYSLVAIDDSGSVGKQYDTVAMPVHVFIDRHGIVRTFRLGEMSPAEIETAIKDVVK